In the Wyeomyia smithii strain HCP4-BCI-WySm-NY-G18 chromosome 2, ASM2978416v1, whole genome shotgun sequence genome, one interval contains:
- the LOC129719649 gene encoding gustatory and pheromone receptor 33a-like produces the protein MARLKSKVGDSSHQGEENLYTFLTPLYYLGKAAGLWPQTLKRSSPGFTIWSVLYQTLVYAFISYCIYVNSDVVLWSQYMKAINSNILQYGLQIHAINGLAMAIIMSVVNLVQYRRKWSFLEMLTDSSDIFINEFFVVIPYKAIKTLIYWVIVFQHIILCFVILSYFYLLTYKLKIVTKLLYISYYIINTTSMVFTLDYVTFVLSIQSRMVMVNRLLKQLLFDKNDEQFSESDVSTPTILYDEIFSIYGSASKDPNKPGTKKKTDRTKPAPASKASSFKQYVLNTLKYHDNTFVKRPAIDQYSTPSEMIHFIDRLSYVHYKVGESVVQLNRIYSLQLMLYFCAMFLFLVFGLFTLYKAFNSGSFSFRLLAVANGFWIVYYLITMIFIINVTSSTVETSYASGDTVHQIIRNSQNTLGNDVVEKLSTFALQLKMRRIAFSCGLFHFDWPLFASILAAIAMYLVFLIQFDVSPVQTAVAKEVQT, from the exons ATGGCGAGACTGAAGTCAAAAGTCGGTGACTCGTCACACCAAGGTGAAGAAAACTTGTACACTTTCCTGACGCCACTTTACTACTTGGGCAAGGCGGCCGGTCTTTGGCCGCAAACATTAAAACGGTCTTCACCCGGTTTTACAATTTGGAGTGTCCTCTATCAGACGTTGGTGTACGCCTTTATTAGTTACTGCATCTATGTAAACAGCGATGTTGTTCTTTGGAGCCAGTACATGAAAGCTATTAATTCCAACATCTTGCAATATGGCCTGCAAATTCATGCTATTAATGGTTTAGCGATGG CAATCATTATGAGCGTTGTCAACTTAGTTCAGTATAGAAGAAAGTGGAGTTTTCTGGAAATGCTAACGGATTCCAGTGATATATTTATTAACGAATTTTTCGTTGTAATACCGTACAAAGCTATCAAAAC GTTAATTTACTGGGTAATTGTTTTCCAGCACATAATTCTGTGCTTTGTTATTTTGAGTTACTTCTACTTGTTGACgtacaaattgaaaattgtgacaaaattaCTTTACATTTCATACTACATAATCAATACAACTTCAATGGTTTTTACGTTAGATTACGTTACTTTTGTCCTCTCGATTCAAAGTCGGATGGTTATGGTAAATCGATTATTGAAGCAGCTACTATTTGATAAAAACGATGAACAGTTTTCCGAATCTGATGTGAGTACGCCAACAATTTTGTACGATGAAATATTCAGCATCTATGGAAGCGCATCGAAGGATCCAAATAAACCCGGTACCAAGAAGAAAACAGATCGTACTAAACCAGCACCAGCTAGTAAAGCATCGAGCTTTAAACAGTATGTTTTGAACACTCTCAAATACCATGATAACAC GTTTGTAAAGCGTCCAGCAATAGACCAGTATTCAACACCGTCGGAGATGATCCACTTCATCGATAGATTGTCGTACGTGCATTACAAAGTCGGAGAAAGTGTTGTTCAATTGAACAGAATTTATTCGCTACAATTGATGCTTTACTTTTGCGCAATGTTCTTGTTTCTGGTTTTTGGATTGTTTACTCTGTACAA ggcCTTCAATTCAGGCTCATTTTCTTTCAGACTATTGGCTGTGGCAAACGGGTTTTGGATTGTATACTACTTAATTACCATGATTTTCATTATTAACGTTACTTCTAGCACCGTTGAAACTAGTTATGCTTCGGGTGATACCGTGCATCAAATCATACGAAACTCGCAGAACACATTGGGCAACGATGTAGTTGAGAAG CTTTCTACCTTCGCATTGCAACTTAAAATGCGCCGCATTGCATTCTCTTGTGGACTATTTCATTTTGATTGGCCGCTGTTCGCTTCG ATACTAGCAGCCATTGCTATGTACTTGGTGTTCTTGATTCAGTTTGATGTTTCACCAGTGCAGACCGCTGTCGCAAAAGAGGTGCAAACCTAG
- the LOC129724798 gene encoding putative fatty acyl-CoA reductase CG5065, translating into MDIDSNDGRDRIGPLFRDRHVLITGGTGFMGKALIEKLLRCTEVAKIYLLVRPKKGKIPKQRLEEMFANPIFKSVIQLRGLETLISQCVLIGGDVMEPDLAISEVDKQLIIDNVSIIYHCAATIRFDEALKKAVLLNTRGTKLMVELAKQCKKLEMFGYVSTSYCHLNEKLLLEKPYSPPADPHKVIKAIEWLEDDVVDGMTRKILGECPNTYAYTKALAEALVVESMKDIPAVVFRPSIVVPTWREPLSGWTDNINGPVGLLIGAGKGVIRSMYCNSTGYGDYLPVDFGVSAICVCTWNYIGRKDYTRNIYHLVSSAEMKVSWKAVIDLGKSITASKVPLNGVFWYPGGTMKKYRWQHNLSAFLFHWIPAVLIDCLLYVLGYKPVLCRVHRRIAKGFEVFEYYANNQWDFDNANVLFLRKQINEEEKVKFKIDAGGVDIEEYFEACIWGARRFILKETDDTLPAARRHMKVMWCVDKICKTLIVGAFLYYFGMWMYNRIFSGISQ; encoded by the exons ATGGATATCGACAGCAACGACGGGCGTGATCGCATCGGGCCCTTGTTCCGGGACCGGCACGTACTAATTACCGGTGGAACTGGATTTATGGGAAAGGCTCTTATCGAGAAATTGCTGAG ATGTACAGAAGTAGCCAAAATTTATTTGCTAGTACGACCAAAGAAAGGCAAAATACCAAAGCAACGGTTAGAAGAAATGTTTGCCAATCCG ATCTTCAAATCAGTGATTCAGCTCCGTGGTCTTGAAACATTGATTTCCCAATGCGTGCTGATAGGCGGCGATGTCATGGAACCGGATTTGGCCATCTCAGAAGTGGACAAACAGCTGATAATAGACAATGTTTCGATTATCTACCACTGCGCGGCCACAATCCGTTTCGACGAAGCACTCAAGAAGGCGGTTCTTCTCAACACCCGCGGAACGAAACTGATGGTCGAACTGGCGAAGCAATGCAAAAAACTGGAG ATGTTCGGCTATGTTTCAACCTCTTACTGCCACCTGAACGAAAAGTTGTTACTGGAAAAGCCCTACTCTCCGCCGGCAGATCCGCACAAGGTGATCAAAGCTATTGAGTGGCTCGAGGATGACGTGGTTGATGGAATGACCCGAAA AATTCTCGGAGAATGCCCCAACACCTACGCTTACACAAAAGCCCTCGCGGAAGCCCTCGTGGTAGAATCGATGAAGGACATTCCAGCGGTTGTCTTCCGACCTTCGATAGTAGTACCCACCTGGAGGGAGCCACTGTCCGGGTGGACAGACAACATCAACGGCCCAGTCGGATTGCTGATCGGGGCCGGCAAGGGTGTTATCCGGTCGATGTATTGCAACTCGACCGGCTACGGTGACTATCTGCCGGTTGATTTTGGCGTGAgtgcaatttgcgtatgcaccTGGAATTACATCGGAAGAAA GGATTATACACGTAACATTTATCATTTAGTAAGCTCAGCCGAGATGAAGGTGTCGTGGAAAGCCGTCATAGACCTTGGCAAGTCTATTACGGCCAGCAAGGTACCGCTGAATGGCGTCTTCTGGTACCCGGGAGGAACGATGAAGAAATACCGGTGGCAACACAACCTGTCCGCATTTCTTTTCCACTGGATTCCGGCGGTGCTAATCGACTGCCTGCTGTATGTGCTTGGGTATAAACCGGT ACTTTGCCGTGTACACCGGCGGATTGCCAAGGGATTCGAAGTTTTTGAATACTACGCCAACAATCAGTGGGACTTTGACAACGCCAACGTATTGTTCCTGCGGAAGCAAATCAACGAAgaggaaaaagtgaaattcaagATTGATGCCGGAG GTGTTGATATTGAGGAGTACTTCGAAGCATGCATCTGGGGAGCCAGGCGATTTATTCTGAAGGAAACAGACGACACTTTACCAGCCGCAAGGAGACACATGAAAGT CATGTGGTGTGTGGACAAAATTTGCAAGACTCTCATAGTCGGTGCCTTTTTGTATTATTTCGGCATGTGGATGTACAACAGAATATTCTCCGGTATCTCGCAGTGA